The Geoalkalibacter ferrihydriticus DSM 17813 genome includes a window with the following:
- a CDS encoding HNH endonuclease, protein MDLFIEVSDEDIRRERAKARELRKSNWWKNRIAQGLCHYCGARVRPAELSLDHLLPLARGGKSTRGNCVPACKECNNRKKDLLPMEWDEYLARLRDTDVAE, encoded by the coding sequence ATGGACTTATTTATCGAAGTTTCGGACGAAGACATCCGCCGCGAACGGGCCAAGGCCCGTGAGCTGCGCAAGAGCAACTGGTGGAAAAACCGCATCGCGCAAGGGCTTTGCCATTATTGCGGCGCGCGGGTCAGGCCCGCCGAGCTCAGCCTGGATCACCTCTTGCCCCTGGCGCGCGGGGGCAAATCAACGCGCGGCAACTGTGTGCCGGCCTGCAAGGAGTGCAACAACCGCAAAAAAGACCTTCTGCCCATGGAGTGGGACGAGTACCTGGCTCGGCTGCGAGACACGGACGTTGCGGAATAA
- a CDS encoding TrkH family potassium uptake protein, with product MNRVLVLRILGILLAFLAAVLLAPIPFSLYFADGAWPSFLLSSLICAALGGVLILKCRSPREMAVRDGFAVVTFGWTAFALFGALPYLLSGSIPSVLDALFETMSGFTTTGATILPDIEALAPSILFWRALTQWLGGMGFIVLSLAILPMLGVGGMQMFKAEMPGPTADRLKPRIQDTAKLLWGVYVLLTSAQTLLLMLGGLSFFDALCHAFTTLASGGFSPKNASVGAYDSAYVDWVIILFMFLAAVNFALHYQVLRGRGREMWRNEEFRVFLGLTLVIIVLVMWANQGAVYTSLSDNLRYSTFQVVSIFSTTGYATADYGMWPAMSQYLLFLAMLVGGCAASTAGGMKVARLLLLIKHAQVQIYRLIHPRAVRLVKLGDVPVDREIMQSILGFFALWMAIFMVATILMASTGLDMVSAAGSVVATLAVIGPGFGSVGPMENYAHILPFGKSVLVVCMLLGRLELFTVLVLFFPTFWRK from the coding sequence ATGAACCGCGTGCTGGTCCTGCGCATCCTTGGGATATTGCTGGCCTTTCTGGCGGCGGTGCTGCTGGCGCCCATCCCGTTTTCGCTGTATTTCGCCGACGGCGCCTGGCCGAGCTTTCTGCTCTCTTCGCTGATCTGCGCGGCTCTGGGCGGCGTGCTGATCCTCAAATGCCGCAGCCCAAGGGAGATGGCGGTGCGCGACGGCTTTGCCGTGGTCACCTTCGGCTGGACGGCCTTTGCCCTCTTCGGCGCCCTGCCTTATTTGCTGAGCGGCTCCATCCCTTCGGTGCTCGACGCTCTTTTTGAAACCATGAGCGGCTTCACCACCACCGGCGCCACCATTCTCCCCGACATCGAAGCTCTTGCCCCAAGCATCCTGTTCTGGCGCGCGCTGACCCAGTGGCTGGGCGGCATGGGCTTCATCGTACTCTCTCTCGCCATCCTGCCCATGCTCGGCGTCGGCGGCATGCAGATGTTTAAGGCCGAAATGCCCGGTCCCACCGCTGATCGCCTCAAGCCGCGCATTCAGGACACGGCCAAGCTGCTGTGGGGGGTGTACGTGCTGCTGACCAGCGCCCAGACCCTGTTGCTGATGCTGGGCGGCCTGAGCTTTTTCGATGCCCTCTGCCACGCCTTCACCACCCTGGCCTCGGGCGGCTTCTCGCCGAAAAACGCCTCGGTGGGCGCCTATGACAGCGCCTACGTCGATTGGGTGATCATCCTCTTCATGTTTCTGGCGGCGGTCAACTTCGCCCTGCACTATCAGGTGCTGCGCGGGCGCGGACGCGAGATGTGGCGCAACGAGGAGTTCCGCGTGTTTCTCGGCCTGACCCTGGTCATCATCGTGCTGGTGATGTGGGCCAACCAGGGCGCGGTGTACACCTCGCTGTCCGACAATTTGCGCTACAGCACCTTTCAGGTGGTGTCCATTTTTTCCACTACCGGTTACGCCACCGCCGATTACGGCATGTGGCCGGCCATGTCCCAGTATCTGCTCTTCCTCGCCATGCTGGTGGGCGGGTGCGCCGCCTCGACGGCCGGGGGCATGAAGGTGGCGCGCCTGCTGTTGCTGATCAAACACGCTCAGGTACAGATCTATCGCCTCATTCACCCGCGCGCGGTGCGCCTGGTCAAATTGGGCGATGTTCCCGTGGATCGCGAGATCATGCAGTCCATTCTTGGGTTTTTCGCTCTGTGGATGGCGATTTTCATGGTGGCGACCATTCTCATGGCGTCCACCGGCCTCGACATGGTTTCGGCAGCGGGTTCGGTGGTCGCCACCCTGGCCGTCATCGGCCCGGGGTTCGGCAGCGTCGGGCCGATGGAAAACTACGCCCATATTCTGCCCTTCGGCAAGAGCGTTCTGGTGGTGTGCATGCTGCTCGGGCGGCTGGAACTGTTCACGGTTCTGGTGCTGTTTTTCCCCACCTTCTGGCGCAAATAA
- a CDS encoding helix-turn-helix domain-containing protein, producing the protein MDNIREEVKELQIGIKVRRLRQEKRLTLQALSDATGLSKPLLSQIENDQVIPPLATLLRISKALKVGIHSFFEEEGDSDKCILVRADQRRPLQRRHLPDHPVAAYTYHSLAYGRKHKHMEPFLVEFQQGQWHDELMVRHDGEEFLFLLSGELELHFGEQVMVLKPGDSVYYDSSEPHGYIARSSLPTQAVAVLYSKD; encoded by the coding sequence ATGGACAACATCCGCGAGGAAGTCAAGGAACTCCAGATCGGCATCAAAGTGCGGCGCCTGCGCCAGGAGAAGCGCCTGACTCTGCAGGCGCTCTCCGACGCCACGGGCCTGTCCAAGCCGCTGCTCTCGCAGATCGAAAACGATCAGGTCATCCCGCCCCTGGCGACCCTGCTGCGCATCTCCAAAGCCCTCAAGGTCGGCATTCACAGCTTCTTTGAAGAAGAGGGCGACAGCGACAAATGCATCCTGGTGCGCGCCGATCAGCGTCGCCCACTGCAACGCCGGCACCTGCCCGACCATCCCGTGGCCGCCTATACCTATCACTCCCTGGCCTACGGCCGCAAACACAAGCACATGGAACCCTTTCTCGTCGAGTTCCAGCAAGGACAATGGCACGATGAGCTGATGGTGCGTCATGACGGCGAAGAGTTTCTCTTTCTGCTCTCGGGCGAACTTGAATTGCATTTCGGCGAGCAGGTCATGGTCCTGAAACCCGGCGACTCGGTTTACTATGATTCTTCCGAACCCCACGGCTACATCGCGCGTTCGTCCCTGCCGACCCAGGCGGTGGCGGTCCTGTATTCAAAAGATTGA
- a CDS encoding glycogen synthase — protein MKILIVSPEVSPYAKTTGLADVAGMLARSLRKLGHDARLIMPCYKNVDDNGFSLRKGRKSIEVHIDGTPQKGLLRQTLLEGVPVYFIENRDYFHRDGLYGNGKGEYADNAQRFGFFCHAVLQLLRRMDFRPDVLHLHGWQTGLIPVLLRTNLKGDPFYAQMSTLFTLHDLDKTGQFPIADLDGLGLDPAEPDYSGLALNGGICFLRGGLLFADQINTLSETYRDELHSTAFAGEFAPLLRRRSASFHGVLNGIDTRCWDPSLDMHINRPFNVENLNGKKANKRALQKETGLALEPLVPLVGLVSPLTREKGCDILVAAADRLLERGMQVIVAGQGDEALEEKLRVLGERRPERIRVFLTDEQGLARRIFAGSDIFLMPSRHEPCGREQIVALRYGSVPVVHRTGGLNDTIIDIDERPRQGNGFVFDQPTPEAMLAALDRALNAYENRRQWLKLVKRGMTQDFSWTGAAEKYVELYRKSMESPRQQP, from the coding sequence ATGAAAATTCTGATTGTCTCCCCCGAAGTTTCCCCCTACGCCAAGACCACCGGGCTGGCCGATGTTGCCGGCATGCTGGCGCGCTCCTTGCGCAAGCTCGGCCATGACGCACGCCTCATCATGCCCTGCTACAAAAATGTCGACGACAATGGCTTTAGTCTGCGCAAAGGGCGCAAAAGCATTGAGGTCCACATCGACGGGACCCCGCAAAAAGGTCTTTTGCGCCAGACGCTGCTGGAAGGGGTCCCGGTCTACTTCATAGAGAATCGCGACTACTTTCACCGCGATGGCCTCTACGGCAACGGCAAGGGCGAGTATGCCGACAACGCCCAGCGGTTTGGTTTCTTCTGTCACGCCGTGCTGCAACTTCTGCGGCGCATGGATTTTCGTCCCGACGTCCTGCATCTGCACGGCTGGCAGACGGGATTGATCCCGGTGCTGCTGCGCACCAATCTCAAGGGTGATCCTTTCTATGCTCAGATGAGCACCCTGTTCACCCTGCACGATCTCGACAAAACCGGCCAATTCCCCATCGCCGACCTTGACGGGCTGGGCCTCGACCCCGCTGAACCGGATTACAGCGGCCTTGCCCTCAACGGCGGCATCTGCTTTCTCAGAGGTGGCCTGCTCTTTGCCGACCAGATCAACACCCTCTCGGAAACCTATCGCGACGAACTCCACAGCACCGCATTCGCAGGAGAGTTCGCGCCCCTGCTGCGCCGCCGCAGCGCCAGTTTCCACGGCGTCCTGAACGGCATTGACACCCGTTGCTGGGATCCGTCCCTGGACATGCACATCAATCGGCCCTTCAACGTGGAAAACCTCAACGGCAAGAAAGCCAACAAACGGGCGCTCCAAAAAGAGACCGGCCTGGCCCTGGAACCGCTGGTGCCTCTGGTGGGCCTGGTTTCGCCTCTAACCCGGGAGAAGGGCTGCGACATCCTCGTCGCGGCCGCCGACCGGCTTCTGGAACGTGGCATGCAAGTGATTGTTGCCGGACAAGGGGATGAGGCTCTGGAGGAGAAACTGCGTGTCCTGGGCGAGCGCCGCCCCGAACGGATCCGGGTCTTTCTCACCGACGAACAGGGCCTGGCGAGGCGCATTTTCGCCGGCAGCGACATTTTCCTCATGCCCAGCAGGCATGAGCCCTGCGGACGTGAGCAGATCGTTGCCCTGCGCTACGGCAGTGTGCCGGTGGTGCATCGCACCGGCGGGCTCAACGACACCATTATCGACATCGACGAGCGCCCACGGCAGGGCAACGGATTTGTTTTCGACCAGCCGACCCCGGAAGCCATGCTGGCCGCTCTCGACCGCGCCCTGAACGCCTATGAAAATCGCCGCCAGTGGCTCAAACTGGTCAAGCGCGGCATGACCCAGGATTTCAGTTGGACCGGCGCCGCGGAAAAATACGTGGAGCTGTATCGCAAATCCATGGAAAGCCCGCGCCAGCAGCCATGA
- a CDS encoding response regulator transcription factor has translation MKIKVLFADDHAVFHECVKALFSPEENIQVIATASDGRTAVRLARELKPDVIVMDLSMPVLNGIDATRQIIAENSAAKVLALSSHKDRKTILSALKAGARGYVVKDAAIAELLQAIEAVGSGRMYLSSHIIDQVIDSLLVGDEDPAREASPLDRLSAREREILQLLAEGRNAREVAKMLSVSPKTIESHRHNIMQKLGVESSSDLIRLAIREGLTTL, from the coding sequence TTGAAAATCAAAGTGCTTTTTGCCGACGATCACGCCGTTTTCCATGAGTGCGTCAAGGCGCTGTTCAGTCCCGAAGAGAACATCCAGGTGATTGCCACCGCAAGCGATGGGCGCACGGCGGTGCGTTTGGCGCGGGAACTCAAGCCCGATGTCATCGTTATGGATCTGTCGATGCCGGTGCTCAACGGCATCGACGCGACCCGCCAGATAATCGCGGAAAATTCAGCCGCCAAGGTGTTAGCCCTGTCCAGCCACAAAGACCGCAAAACCATCTTGTCGGCTCTCAAAGCCGGTGCGCGCGGCTACGTGGTCAAGGATGCCGCCATCGCCGAGTTGCTCCAGGCCATCGAGGCGGTGGGCTCGGGGCGCATGTATCTCAGCTCGCACATCATCGATCAGGTCATCGACAGCCTTCTTGTCGGCGACGAAGATCCGGCTCGCGAAGCCTCGCCTCTCGATCGTCTGTCGGCGCGCGAGCGCGAAATCCTGCAACTCCTCGCCGAAGGCCGGAACGCGCGCGAAGTCGCCAAAATGCTCAGCGTCAGCCCGAAAACCATTGAAAGCCATCGTCATAACATCATGCAAAAGCTCGGTGTCGAATCTTCCTCCGACCTCATTCGGCTCGCCATCCGCGAAGGCCTGACGACCCTCTGA
- the trkA gene encoding Trk system potassium transporter TrkA produces MRILIVGTGQVGYFLCERLSEEGHEVTLIDNDPEHLNRAQERLNVLGILGNGASAEILEQGGIKSAEIFIAVTDMDEVNILACLLAREYGVKRRIARVRSIEFSGQGAVLSKEKLGIDLLINPKDAVAEEMIKIASRQGAFDVAEFVEGQIQFIGYRIGEKSPLCDLTLKELGEIRGMYRFVVTAITRGEKTIIPRGDDTIRVGDSIFIFAHHNDLPAIQYLLQPEPEKACRLRRAFILGGGGIGLQIAQRLEQLHFNVRIIDRNEQRCEFLASKLRKSMIIHTDGTDIRTLSDEGIEGADVFMAVTGNDEDNILCSLLAKKHGAKRALVLVNKPEYLNLAPSLGIDACVSPRLAAGAVILKHVRRGKVLSLATVEGSNAEVLELQIGEDSRILDQSLKDLHFPRGAIIGAIVRGREYLIPTGETMLRPSDRVVVFALPEALHKVERFFE; encoded by the coding sequence ATGAGAATCCTCATCGTCGGCACCGGTCAGGTCGGCTATTTCCTCTGCGAACGCTTGTCCGAGGAAGGCCACGAGGTCACCCTCATCGACAACGACCCGGAGCACCTCAACCGCGCTCAGGAGCGCCTCAACGTCCTGGGCATCCTCGGCAACGGGGCCAGCGCCGAAATCCTCGAACAGGGCGGCATCAAGTCCGCCGAAATCTTCATAGCCGTCACCGACATGGACGAGGTCAACATCCTGGCCTGTCTTCTGGCGCGCGAATACGGCGTCAAGCGGCGCATCGCCCGGGTGCGCAGCATCGAATTCTCGGGCCAGGGCGCGGTGCTGTCCAAGGAAAAGCTCGGCATCGATCTGCTCATCAATCCCAAGGATGCCGTCGCCGAGGAGATGATCAAGATCGCCTCGCGCCAGGGCGCTTTCGATGTGGCCGAATTCGTCGAGGGCCAGATCCAGTTCATCGGCTACCGTATCGGCGAAAAAAGCCCCCTGTGCGACCTGACCCTCAAGGAACTGGGCGAGATCCGCGGTATGTACCGTTTCGTCGTCACCGCCATCACGCGCGGGGAAAAAACCATCATTCCGCGCGGCGACGACACCATCCGCGTCGGCGACAGCATTTTCATCTTTGCCCATCACAACGATCTGCCGGCCATCCAGTATCTGCTGCAACCCGAACCGGAGAAAGCCTGCCGTCTGCGCCGCGCCTTCATCCTGGGCGGCGGCGGTATCGGGCTGCAAATCGCCCAGCGCCTGGAGCAACTACATTTCAACGTGCGCATCATCGACCGCAACGAGCAGCGTTGCGAATTTCTCGCCTCCAAGCTGCGCAAATCCATGATCATTCACACCGACGGCACCGACATTCGCACTCTGAGCGACGAGGGTATCGAGGGTGCCGATGTGTTCATGGCCGTCACCGGCAATGACGAGGACAACATCCTGTGCTCGCTGCTGGCGAAAAAGCACGGGGCGAAACGCGCCCTGGTGCTGGTCAACAAACCCGAATATCTCAACCTGGCGCCGTCGCTGGGCATTGATGCCTGCGTATCACCGCGCCTGGCTGCCGGGGCGGTCATCCTTAAGCACGTGCGGCGCGGCAAGGTGCTGTCCCTGGCCACCGTGGAAGGCAGCAATGCCGAGGTTCTAGAGTTGCAGATCGGCGAGGACAGCCGCATTCTCGATCAGTCCCTGAAGGATCTGCATTTTCCGCGCGGCGCCATCATCGGCGCCATTGTGCGCGGCCGCGAGTACCTGATTCCCACGGGCGAGACGATGCTGCGCCCTTCGGACCGGGTGGTGGTCTTTGCCCTGCCCGAGGCACTGCACAAAGTGGAGAGGTTTTTCGAGTAA
- the pgeF gene encoding peptidoglycan editing factor PgeF: MKQVRQGKISYLQPAWAREDQVVAGFTTRNGGVSRAPFNSLNLGFNTDDARHNVEANRSTLARSFEVQPHLLLNARQVHGTDLLVIDEPNPDLSHFLQVECDGILTNQPGILIGVLVADCYPVLLHDPFCGAAAVVHVGWRGAAAQILPKAVRSLSTLLGSRPENLRAAIGPGIGAHKYEVDRPVRDAFRAAGMEWEAIAVETGLGKWQLDLRTCCRLQLRQAGLDAAHIEEADECTCCHRELFFSHRRDQGQTGRQMGFIMLPA; encoded by the coding sequence ATGAAGCAGGTTCGTCAAGGCAAGATCAGTTATCTGCAGCCCGCGTGGGCCCGCGAGGACCAGGTGGTGGCAGGTTTTACCACCCGCAACGGCGGCGTCAGCCGCGCGCCCTTCAATTCCCTCAACCTAGGGTTCAATACCGATGACGCGCGCCACAACGTCGAAGCCAACCGCTCCACCCTGGCACGTTCTTTCGAGGTACAGCCCCATTTGCTGCTGAACGCGCGTCAGGTTCACGGCACCGATCTGTTGGTCATCGATGAGCCCAACCCCGATCTGTCTCATTTTCTGCAGGTGGAGTGCGACGGCATTCTCACCAATCAGCCCGGTATTCTCATCGGGGTTCTGGTCGCCGACTGTTATCCGGTGCTTCTCCATGATCCCTTCTGTGGCGCCGCTGCGGTGGTCCATGTCGGCTGGCGTGGCGCGGCCGCTCAGATCCTGCCCAAAGCGGTGCGCTCTTTGTCCACCCTGCTCGGCAGCCGGCCCGAAAATCTGCGGGCCGCCATCGGCCCCGGGATCGGTGCCCACAAATATGAAGTCGACCGCCCGGTGCGCGATGCCTTCCGCGCTGCCGGTATGGAATGGGAAGCTATCGCCGTCGAAACGGGCCTCGGAAAATGGCAACTCGATCTGCGTACCTGCTGCCGTCTGCAATTGAGACAAGCGGGCTTGGATGCGGCGCACATCGAAGAGGCCGACGAGTGTACCTGCTGCCACCGGGAGCTGTTTTTTTCCCATCGTCGTGACCAGGGCCAGACCGGGCGACAGATGGGTTTTATCATGTTGCCTGCTTGA
- a CDS encoding alpha/beta hydrolase, with protein sequence MAQRILSSLRLILWFAALLVMTLATRVEAALEHTFIFFPTSQIVWTPDQRDLTYDDVWLDTEDGVRIHAWFLPGRDEVDLPALIFFHGNAGNISHRVHNLELLHRRLGMPVLIVSYRGYGQSQGRASEQGLYRDARAAHDWLAQRSYPAERQIYFGRSVGAAVALQLAVEKPPAGLILESPFTSISDMGRHHYRFLYALLGWTIDAQFDNRAKIPGIQSPLMIIHGKRDTIVPPRMAEELYAQAPQPKELIWLPHAGHNDTLDANPQVYWAAWQDFFDSLAPTTASHQSLSP encoded by the coding sequence ATGGCCCAACGAATCCTCAGCTCACTGCGTCTGATTTTATGGTTTGCCGCACTGCTCGTCATGACCTTGGCCACAAGAGTGGAGGCTGCCCTGGAGCATACCTTTATCTTCTTTCCGACGTCGCAGATCGTCTGGACACCCGACCAGCGCGACCTGACCTACGATGATGTGTGGCTCGACACCGAGGACGGTGTGCGCATCCATGCCTGGTTCCTTCCCGGCCGCGATGAGGTCGATCTGCCGGCATTGATTTTCTTCCACGGCAATGCCGGAAACATTTCTCACCGCGTTCACAACCTCGAACTTCTGCATCGTCGCCTCGGGATGCCGGTGCTGATTGTAAGTTATCGCGGCTACGGCCAGAGCCAGGGGCGCGCCTCGGAACAGGGTCTCTATCGGGACGCGCGCGCCGCGCACGACTGGCTCGCGCAACGTAGCTACCCCGCCGAGCGCCAGATCTATTTCGGCCGCTCCGTCGGGGCGGCCGTGGCCCTGCAACTGGCCGTGGAAAAACCGCCCGCCGGGCTGATTCTGGAAAGCCCGTTCACCTCCATTTCGGATATGGGCCGCCATCATTACCGCTTTCTCTACGCCCTGCTCGGCTGGACCATTGATGCGCAATTCGACAACCGCGCAAAAATCCCCGGCATCCAGAGCCCGCTGATGATCATTCACGGTAAACGCGACACCATCGTGCCGCCGCGCATGGCCGAAGAGCTCTACGCCCAGGCGCCGCAGCCGAAGGAACTGATCTGGCTCCCCCACGCCGGGCACAACGATACCCTCGACGCCAACCCTCAGGTGTACTGGGCTGCCTGGCAGGACTTTTTCGATTCCCTTGCACCCACAACCGCCTCGCATCAATCTCTCTCCCCTTAA
- a CDS encoding RluA family pseudouridine synthase → MATTHTFVFPEPAAGRRLDHFLADQFPEFSRSQIKKLIDEQRVLVGGRAVKAGERLKGGESLSVEIPSPVPVEPQAQDIALSVLYEDSHLIVIDKPAGLVVHPAAGHSSGTLVNALLHHCGDLAGIGGELRPGIVHRLDKDTSGVMVAAKNDLAHQHLAAQFKAHSIRRHYLALVHGLVTADCGEIDRPIGRHAVERKKMSSRGSRGRRAVTHWRVVKRYDRDRLTLLDLTLETGRTHQIRVHFADLNLPLVGDAVYGSSSRTHSLVDTELRRLVQKLGRQALHARLLGFVHPATGAAVEFQSLPPSDLQDILAYLDGKYLREGQG, encoded by the coding sequence ATGGCGACCACCCATACTTTTGTCTTCCCCGAGCCGGCCGCAGGCCGGCGACTCGACCATTTTCTCGCCGATCAATTTCCGGAATTTTCGCGTTCCCAGATCAAAAAACTGATCGATGAACAGCGGGTTCTCGTCGGTGGTCGTGCCGTCAAGGCCGGCGAGCGGCTCAAAGGCGGCGAGAGCCTGAGTGTCGAGATCCCGTCACCGGTTCCGGTCGAGCCGCAGGCGCAGGACATTGCCCTCAGCGTGCTTTACGAGGATTCGCACCTCATTGTCATCGACAAGCCTGCCGGTCTTGTCGTGCACCCGGCCGCCGGTCACTCCTCGGGCACTCTGGTCAATGCCCTGTTGCATCACTGCGGAGATCTCGCCGGGATCGGTGGAGAATTGCGCCCCGGCATCGTCCATCGGCTGGACAAGGATACCTCGGGGGTCATGGTCGCGGCCAAAAACGATCTGGCTCACCAGCACCTGGCCGCTCAGTTCAAGGCGCACTCCATCCGGCGGCACTATCTGGCCCTGGTTCACGGCCTGGTGACAGCCGATTGCGGTGAAATCGACCGTCCCATCGGGCGCCATGCCGTGGAACGCAAAAAAATGAGCAGCCGCGGCTCGCGGGGGCGCCGTGCCGTGACGCACTGGCGGGTGGTGAAGCGCTACGACCGCGATCGTTTGACCCTGCTCGATCTGACCCTTGAAACCGGACGCACGCACCAGATCCGGGTGCATTTCGCGGATCTCAACCTGCCCCTGGTGGGTGATGCGGTCTACGGCAGCAGCTCCCGCACCCATTCTCTTGTCGACACCGAGTTGCGGCGGCTGGTGCAAAAACTCGGGCGCCAGGCACTGCACGCCCGCCTGCTCGGTTTTGTTCATCCGGCCACGGGCGCAGCGGTTGAATTTCAATCGCTACCGCCTTCTGATTTGCAGGATATCCTCGCCTATCTCGATGGAAAATACCTTAGGGAAGGCCAGGGTTGA
- a CDS encoding HAD family hydrolase: MTSDTLLAQRPPRAVLFDLDGTLLQVEMNAFIPAYVGGLAGHFGDLAPRSRFIDTVVSATFALLQDDSDQSTNQELFLGALTQHLGIAPEDFRRRFSDYVADGLHGLEPLIKPLGLARDILDLCFARGWTVVIATNPVFPREVVEARLRWGGLEDFSYHLVTSYENTRFCKPHPRYFHDILDAFDLAPEECLMVGNDTEHDLAAGQVGIPTWLVDTWMIDRLDGAFHSDFRGDHQGLLRFLREI; this comes from the coding sequence ATGACATCAGATACTCTGCTTGCTCAACGCCCGCCGCGCGCGGTGCTGTTCGATCTTGACGGCACCCTGCTTCAGGTGGAAATGAACGCTTTTATCCCCGCCTATGTCGGCGGACTGGCCGGTCACTTCGGTGACCTCGCGCCCCGCTCTCGGTTTATCGATACAGTGGTCAGCGCCACCTTTGCCTTGCTGCAGGACGATAGCGACCAAAGCACCAATCAGGAACTTTTTCTCGGCGCCCTCACGCAGCATCTGGGGATCGCGCCTGAAGATTTCAGGCGGCGCTTCTCCGACTACGTCGCGGATGGTTTGCATGGTCTTGAGCCGCTGATCAAACCGCTGGGGCTGGCACGCGACATCCTCGATCTGTGTTTTGCCCGGGGATGGACGGTCGTCATCGCCACCAATCCTGTTTTTCCCCGCGAGGTGGTGGAGGCGCGCCTGCGCTGGGGCGGGTTGGAGGATTTCTCCTACCACCTGGTTACCAGCTATGAAAACACGCGCTTCTGCAAGCCGCATCCGCGCTATTTCCACGACATTCTCGATGCTTTCGATCTGGCGCCGGAGGAATGTCTTATGGTCGGCAACGACACCGAACATGATCTGGCCGCCGGCCAGGTCGGGATCCCCACCTGGCTGGTCGATACCTGGATGATCGACCGCTTGGACGGTGCCTTCCACAGCGACTTTCGCGGTGATCATCAGGGACTGCTGAGGTTTCTGCGGGAAATTTAG